A window of the Buchnera aphidicola (Taiwanaphis decaspermi) genome harbors these coding sequences:
- the aceE gene encoding pyruvate dehydrogenase (acetyl-transferring), homodimeric type, producing MSNDLYNNDIDPIETQEWLDSLKSIIKLEGIERAKFIVDKILKFANKKKIIPMNYSLISNYINTISVKDEVKYPGNLLLENKICSAIRWNAIMIVLRASKKNLDLGGHLSSFQSSATIYEICFNHFFKARTCKNGGDLVYFQGHISPGIYARAFLEGRLTKKQLNNFRQEVDGDGLSSYPHPKLMPDFWQFPTVSMGLGPICAIYQAKFLKYLENRSLKKTKEQTVYAFLGDGEMDEPESKGAISIASREKLDNLIFIINCNLQRLDGPVIGNGKIINELESIFCGSGWEVIKVIWGGKWDKLIKKDKTGKLISLMNETLDGDYQNFKSKNGSYVRKHFFGKYKETLNLVENMTDEEIWELNRGGHDSIKIYNAINKAKKIKKKPVVILAHTIKGYGLGKIAEGKNIAHQLKKINIENIYYIRDKLNIPINNKKIKKLPFISFKKGSEEFQYLHNKRKKLGGYLPTRLCNFTKKMILPNINDFSSLLAKQKKKISTTIAFIRILNIFLKNKHIKNRIVPIIADEARTFGMEGLFRQIGIYSSEGQKYTPQDYDMLAYYKEDKKGQILQEGINELGAAASWLSAATSYSTNNFPMIPFYIYYSMFGFQRTGDLFWAAADQQARGFLIGGTSGRTTLNGEGLQHEDGHSHIYSLTIPNCISYDPAYAYEVAVIINNGLNRMYGENQENIYYYITVTNENYHMPSIPKNVENGICKGIYKLKTTKGNIAKVQLLGSGAILKQVCKASKILSKDYNIKSDVYSVTSFTELARDGENCLRWNMLNPHKNPKIPYLKKVMNNYPAIASTDYMKLFAEQIRNYIPTKYYYVLGTDGFGKSDSKKKLRHYFEINSFYIVVSALYQLFKIGKIDKKTVYESITRFNIDRNKINPLFS from the coding sequence ATGTCTAATGATTTATATAATAATGATATTGATCCAATAGAAACTCAAGAATGGTTAGATTCCTTAAAATCAATAATTAAATTAGAAGGAATTGAAAGAGCAAAATTTATTGTTGATAAAATTTTAAAATTTGCTAATAAAAAAAAAATAATACCTATGAATTATTCTTTAATAAGTAATTATATTAACACCATATCTGTTAAAGATGAAGTTAAATATCCAGGTAACTTATTATTAGAAAACAAAATATGTTCTGCAATTCGTTGGAATGCAATAATGATTGTATTAAGAGCATCTAAAAAAAATTTAGATTTAGGTGGTCATTTATCTTCTTTTCAATCTTCAGCTACAATATATGAAATATGTTTTAATCATTTTTTTAAAGCTAGAACATGTAAAAATGGAGGAGATTTAGTATATTTTCAAGGTCACATATCTCCAGGTATTTATGCACGTGCTTTTTTAGAAGGAAGATTAACTAAAAAACAATTGAATAATTTCCGTCAAGAAGTAGATGGTGATGGACTTTCTTCTTATCCTCACCCTAAATTAATGCCTGATTTTTGGCAATTTCCTACAGTATCTATGGGATTAGGTCCAATATGTGCTATTTATCAAGCTAAATTTTTGAAATATTTAGAAAATAGATCTTTAAAAAAAACCAAAGAACAAACAGTGTATGCATTTTTAGGAGATGGTGAAATGGATGAACCTGAATCTAAAGGAGCAATATCTATAGCATCTCGTGAAAAATTAGATAATTTAATATTTATTATAAATTGTAATTTGCAAAGATTAGATGGACCTGTTATAGGAAATGGTAAAATAATTAATGAATTAGAAAGTATATTTTGTGGTTCAGGTTGGGAAGTTATAAAAGTAATATGGGGTGGAAAATGGGACAAATTAATTAAAAAAGATAAAACAGGTAAATTAATAAGTTTAATGAATGAAACTTTAGATGGAGATTACCAAAATTTTAAATCAAAAAATGGATCTTATGTGAGAAAACATTTTTTTGGAAAATATAAGGAAACATTAAATTTAGTTGAAAATATGACAGATGAAGAAATTTGGGAATTAAATCGAGGTGGTCACGATTCTATCAAAATTTATAATGCAATAAATAAAGCTAAAAAAATAAAAAAAAAACCAGTGGTTATTTTAGCACATACTATTAAAGGATATGGTTTAGGAAAAATAGCTGAAGGCAAAAACATTGCTCATCAACTAAAAAAAATAAACATAGAAAATATATATTATATAAGAGATAAATTAAATATACCAATTAATAATAAAAAAATAAAAAAATTGCCATTCATATCTTTTAAAAAAGGTTCAGAAGAATTTCAATATTTACATAATAAAAGAAAAAAATTAGGTGGATATTTGCCAACTAGATTATGTAATTTTACTAAAAAAATGATATTGCCAAATATAAATGATTTTTCTTCTTTATTAGCCAAACAAAAAAAAAAAATATCAACTACAATAGCTTTTATTAGAATATTAAATATATTTTTGAAAAATAAACATATTAAAAATAGAATAGTACCTATTATTGCAGATGAAGCAAGAACATTTGGTATGGAAGGTTTATTTAGACAAATAGGTATTTATAGTTCAGAAGGACAAAAATATACTCCTCAAGATTATGATATGTTAGCATATTATAAAGAAGATAAAAAAGGACAAATTTTACAAGAAGGTATAAACGAATTAGGAGCTGCAGCTTCATGGTTGTCTGCAGCAACTTCATATAGCACAAATAATTTTCCTATGATACCTTTTTATATTTATTATTCTATGTTTGGATTTCAAAGAACTGGTGATTTATTTTGGGCTGCTGCAGATCAACAAGCTAGAGGTTTTCTTATAGGAGGAACTTCTGGTAGAACTACATTAAATGGTGAAGGATTACAACACGAAGATGGACATAGTCATATATATTCATTAACTATACCTAATTGTATTTCATATGATCCAGCATATGCTTATGAGGTTGCAGTTATTATAAATAATGGATTAAATAGAATGTATGGAGAAAATCAAGAAAATATATATTATTACATAACTGTTACTAATGAAAATTATCATATGCCTTCTATTCCCAAAAATGTAGAAAATGGAATATGTAAAGGTATATATAAATTAAAAACTACTAAAGGAAATATTGCTAAAGTACAATTATTAGGTTCAGGTGCTATTTTAAAACAAGTATGTAAAGCATCTAAAATATTATCTAAAGATTACAATATAAAATCAGATGTTTATAGTGTTACTTCTTTCACAGAATTAGCTAGAGATGGAGAAAATTGTTTAAGATGGAATATGTTAAATCCTCATAAAAATCCAAAAATACCGTATCTTAAAAAAGTTATGAATAATTATCCAGCTATCGCTTCTACTGATTATATGAAATTGTTTGCTGAACAAATAAGAAATTACATACCTACAAAATATTATTATGTTTTAGGAACTGATGGTTTTGGTAAATCAGATAGTAAGAAAAAACTACGTCATTATTTTGAAATTAATTCCTTTTATATAGTAGTTTCAGCATTATATCAATTATTTAAAATTGGTAAAATAGACAAAAAAACAGTTTATGAATCAATTACTAGATTTAATATTGATAGAAACAAAATAAATCCACTTTTCTCATAA